The following coding sequences lie in one Peribacillus frigoritolerans genomic window:
- a CDS encoding 2-oxoacid:acceptor oxidoreductase subunit alpha yields MINQLSWKVGGQQGEGIESTGEIFCIALNRLGYYLYGYRHFSSRIKGGHTNNKIRVSTTETRAISDDLDILVAFDQETIDVNYKELHEGGIIIADAKFKPVCPEDTKAELYIVPFTEIAAELGTSLMKNMVAIGATCAVLGMEISVFNDVVDEIFGRKGEEIVKKNMDAITAGYKAMEVLLGEKLGAMELEKADGQKRMFMIGNDAIALGAVAGGCRFMAAYPITPASEIMEYLIKKLPQFGGTVIQTEDEIAAATMAIGANYGGVRAITASAGPGLSLKMEAIGLAGITETPIVIVDTQRGGPSTGLPTKQEQSDLMAMIYGTHGEIPKIVMAPSTVEEAFYDTAEAFNLAEEYQCPVIVLSDLQLSLGKQTVQPLDYGKVEIRRGKLVDFEIEEAEDKSYFKRYEVTEDGVSPRVVPGMKNGIHHVTGVEHDETGRPSETALNRKLQMDKRMRKLNNLTNTFQTPVYKNTPHEEADLLILGFNSTRGTIDEAIGRLETDGMKVNHAQIRLIHPFPADEVLSLVQSAKKVVVIENNATGQLANIIKMNVGHVNKIKSILKYDGNPFLPHEIHTQCKEMFEYGNV; encoded by the coding sequence ATGATCAATCAACTTTCATGGAAAGTTGGCGGACAACAAGGTGAAGGTATTGAAAGTACAGGAGAAATATTCTGTATTGCCCTCAATCGCTTAGGTTATTACTTGTATGGCTACCGTCATTTCTCATCCCGAATCAAGGGTGGACACACGAATAACAAAATTCGTGTAAGTACTACGGAAACTCGTGCTATCTCTGATGATTTAGACATCTTAGTTGCTTTTGACCAAGAAACAATTGACGTCAATTATAAAGAATTACATGAGGGTGGCATCATAATTGCAGATGCAAAATTCAAACCTGTCTGCCCAGAAGATACAAAGGCAGAATTATATATTGTTCCCTTTACGGAAATAGCAGCCGAATTAGGAACATCATTAATGAAAAATATGGTCGCCATCGGTGCGACATGTGCTGTTCTAGGAATGGAGATTTCCGTATTCAACGATGTGGTTGATGAAATATTCGGCCGTAAGGGTGAAGAAATCGTTAAGAAGAATATGGATGCCATTACTGCTGGCTATAAGGCAATGGAAGTGTTGCTTGGAGAAAAACTGGGCGCAATGGAGCTGGAAAAGGCAGACGGCCAAAAACGAATGTTCATGATTGGAAACGATGCTATCGCTTTAGGTGCAGTTGCAGGCGGTTGCCGCTTCATGGCTGCTTACCCGATTACTCCTGCCTCGGAAATTATGGAATACCTAATTAAAAAACTTCCTCAATTTGGCGGAACGGTCATCCAGACTGAAGATGAAATCGCGGCGGCTACAATGGCAATCGGTGCAAACTATGGCGGTGTACGTGCCATCACAGCTTCAGCTGGACCTGGACTTTCCTTGAAAATGGAAGCGATTGGTTTAGCGGGCATTACCGAAACGCCAATTGTCATCGTCGATACTCAACGTGGCGGTCCATCTACGGGACTTCCTACAAAACAGGAGCAATCCGATTTAATGGCCATGATTTATGGTACACATGGTGAAATACCTAAAATCGTCATGGCTCCGAGTACTGTTGAGGAAGCATTTTATGATACGGCGGAAGCATTCAACCTTGCAGAGGAATATCAATGTCCAGTTATCGTTCTATCCGACTTACAGCTATCATTAGGTAAACAAACGGTTCAGCCGCTTGATTACGGCAAAGTGGAGATAAGACGAGGGAAATTGGTGGACTTTGAAATTGAAGAGGCTGAAGACAAATCTTACTTCAAGCGTTATGAAGTAACGGAAGACGGAGTCTCACCGCGTGTGGTGCCTGGTATGAAAAATGGAATTCACCATGTTACTGGTGTTGAACATGATGAAACGGGCAGACCTTCCGAGACGGCTTTGAATCGTAAATTGCAAATGGATAAACGGATGCGTAAGCTGAATAATTTAACTAACACATTCCAAACACCAGTATACAAAAACACACCGCATGAAGAAGCGGATTTATTAATTCTTGGCTTTAACTCAACACGCGGGACGATTGATGAAGCGATCGGCCGGTTAGAAACGGATGGAATGAAAGTGAATCATGCGCAAATCCGTTTGATTCATCCTTTCCCAGCTGATGAAGTCCTATCATTGGTGCAAAGTGCTAAGAAAGTAGTAGTTATTGAAAATAATGCGACTGGACAATTGGCTAATATCATCAAGATGAATGTCGGACATGTTAATAAAATTAAAAGCATCCTAAAATATGATGGCAACCCATTCCTCCCGCATGAAATTCACACACAATGCAAGGAGATGTTCGAATATGGCAACGTTTAA
- the recA gene encoding recombinase RecA: MSDRQAALDMALKQIEKQFGKGSIMKLGEQSDRRISTISSGSLALDVALGVGGYPRGRVIEIYGPESSGKTTVALHAIAEVQKTGGTAAFIDAEHALDPAYSEKLGVNIDDLLLSQPDTGEQALEIAEALVRSGAVDIIVIDSVAALVPKAEIEGEMGDSHMGLQARMMSQALRKLSGAINKSNTIAIFINQVREKIGVMFGNPETTPGGRALKFYSTVRLEVRRAEQLKQGNEIVGNKTKIKVVKNKVAPPFRQAEVDIMYGQGISQEGEIIDMGADLDIVLKSGSWYSYNEERVGQGRENAKLFLKENQDIAQEISQKIRDHYNLDGEHELPPEENEPEEHFELLD; this comes from the coding sequence GTGAGTGATCGTCAAGCGGCTTTAGATATGGCGTTAAAACAAATTGAAAAACAATTTGGTAAAGGTTCTATTATGAAACTTGGGGAACAGTCTGATCGTAGGATTTCAACGATTTCAAGCGGTTCTTTAGCATTGGACGTAGCATTGGGAGTGGGCGGATATCCAAGAGGCCGGGTCATTGAGATATATGGACCTGAAAGCTCCGGTAAAACGACTGTTGCATTACATGCTATTGCAGAAGTACAAAAGACTGGCGGCACGGCTGCATTCATTGATGCAGAGCATGCTTTAGATCCAGCATATTCAGAAAAACTTGGTGTGAATATCGATGACTTACTGCTTTCACAGCCTGATACGGGTGAACAGGCCTTGGAGATCGCTGAAGCATTAGTTCGAAGTGGAGCGGTGGATATCATTGTCATTGATTCGGTGGCAGCACTTGTTCCTAAAGCTGAAATCGAAGGCGAAATGGGAGATTCCCATATGGGTCTTCAAGCGCGGATGATGTCCCAGGCGCTTAGAAAACTGTCTGGTGCCATTAATAAATCAAATACCATTGCCATTTTCATTAACCAAGTCCGTGAAAAAATCGGTGTTATGTTTGGGAACCCTGAAACGACTCCGGGAGGCCGGGCATTGAAGTTCTATTCAACTGTTCGTCTGGAAGTGCGCCGTGCGGAACAATTAAAACAGGGTAATGAAATCGTCGGTAATAAAACGAAAATCAAAGTTGTTAAAAACAAGGTTGCTCCACCATTCCGTCAAGCGGAAGTTGACATCATGTATGGTCAAGGGATTTCCCAGGAAGGTGAAATCATCGATATGGGTGCAGATCTTGATATCGTCCTTAAAAGCGGTTCGTGGTATTCATACAATGAAGAGCGTGTCGGACAAGGCCGCGAAAATGCGAAGCTGTTCTTGAAAGAAAATCAGGATATCGCTCAGGAAATTTCTCAGAAAATCAGAGATCACTATAATCTCGATGGAGAGCATGAATTACCGCCAGAAGAAAATGAACCAGAAGAGCATTTTGAATTGCTTGATTAA
- a CDS encoding dipeptidase, with protein MAIFDAHCDVLMKMFIDPDISFANSDKLHITKRGLLDEGGKVQCFAIYIPEKVHPDMRFQAALAMVDIFHEKILSEPEMKFIKTKADIESLKEKEIGAMLTLEGCDCIGNDLLKLKTLIHLGVSSVGLTWNYANLVADGALETRGGGLTGFGTEVVAQLNEKSIWCDLSHLSEAGFWDTLNLAKFPIASHSNAYHLCPHPRNLKDGQIKALLQKNGVIGVTFVPQFLANGESATIKDILKHIEHICSLGGERQIGLGSDFDGIDQMVENLMSYNDYHNLINELNRLYSSEFVKGLLFDNFTRNFPLEKEIS; from the coding sequence TTGGCTATTTTTGATGCCCATTGTGATGTACTGATGAAGATGTTCATCGATCCGGATATTTCTTTTGCGAATAGTGATAAGTTACATATAACAAAGCGGGGATTATTGGATGAAGGGGGAAAGGTCCAATGTTTTGCCATATATATTCCTGAAAAAGTCCACCCTGATATGAGATTTCAAGCGGCTTTGGCAATGGTGGATATTTTTCATGAAAAGATTTTATCAGAGCCGGAAATGAAATTTATAAAGACCAAGGCAGATATCGAATCTTTAAAAGAAAAGGAAATAGGTGCAATGCTAACTTTGGAGGGGTGCGATTGCATCGGGAATGATTTGTTGAAACTTAAAACCCTTATTCATCTTGGAGTTTCCTCCGTAGGTCTAACTTGGAATTACGCCAACTTGGTAGCGGATGGGGCATTAGAAACAAGAGGGGGCGGCTTGACAGGGTTTGGAACCGAGGTGGTCGCGCAATTGAATGAGAAGTCGATTTGGTGCGATTTATCCCATTTATCCGAAGCGGGATTTTGGGACACCTTAAATTTGGCGAAATTCCCCATTGCCTCCCATTCGAATGCTTACCATCTTTGTCCGCATCCGCGAAATTTAAAAGACGGGCAGATAAAAGCCCTTTTGCAGAAAAATGGGGTGATCGGCGTAACCTTTGTCCCGCAATTTCTGGCAAATGGTGAATCGGCTACGATAAAGGATATCCTGAAACATATTGAGCATATATGCAGTTTGGGAGGGGAAAGACAAATTGGATTAGGGTCTGACTTCGATGGAATCGATCAAATGGTAGAAAATTTAATGTCATATAATGATTATCATAACTTAATCAATGAACTGAACAGGCTTTATTCCAGTGAGTTTGTAAAAGGTCTCCTTTTTGATAATTTCACTCGTAATTTTCCGCTTGAAAAGGAAATATCTTAA
- the rny gene encoding ribonuclease Y → MEPMTIIFTLLGLIVGAVVGYFIHKSKFESKIAGAKGSAEHILEDAKREAEALKKEALLEAKDEIHKVRADSDREARERRNELQKQENRLLQREENLDRKDETLDKRESLLEKKEDSLNQRQQHIEEMESKVDETVRKQQTELERVSGLTREEAKAIIIDRMENELAHDVALMIKESDTRAKEEADKKAKEVLSLAIQRCAADHVAETTVSVVNLPNDEMKGRIIGREGRNIRTLETLTGIDLIIDDTPEAVILSGFDPIRRETARLALEKLVQDGRIHPARIEEMVDKARREVDEHIREIGEQTTFEVGVHGLHPDLIKILGRLKFRTSYGQNVLKHSIEVAQLSGLLAAELGEDEVLARRAGLLHDIGKAIDHEVEGSHVEIGVELATKYKEHPTVINSIASHHGDTEPTSIISVLVAAADALSAARPGARSETLENYIRRLEKLEEISESYDGVEKSFAIQAGREVRILVKPEQIDDLSAHRLARDIRKRIEEELDYPGHIKVTVIRETRAVEYAK, encoded by the coding sequence ATGGAACCCATGACAATCATCTTCACTTTGCTTGGCCTAATCGTCGGTGCAGTTGTTGGTTATTTTATTCACAAATCAAAATTTGAGAGTAAAATAGCAGGGGCAAAGGGCTCTGCTGAACACATCCTTGAGGATGCAAAACGTGAAGCGGAAGCACTTAAGAAAGAAGCCTTGTTGGAAGCAAAAGATGAAATTCATAAAGTTCGTGCCGATTCGGATCGGGAAGCCCGTGAAAGAAGGAACGAATTACAAAAACAAGAAAATCGGTTATTGCAAAGAGAAGAGAATCTGGACCGCAAGGATGAAACGTTAGACAAACGTGAAAGCCTTTTGGAGAAAAAAGAAGATTCTCTAAACCAAAGACAACAGCATATTGAAGAGATGGAAAGCAAAGTGGACGAGACGGTTCGTAAGCAGCAAACAGAGCTTGAACGTGTTTCCGGTTTAACTCGTGAAGAAGCTAAAGCAATCATTATAGACCGAATGGAAAACGAGCTTGCTCACGATGTAGCGCTTATGATTAAAGAAAGTGATACCCGTGCCAAAGAAGAAGCTGATAAAAAAGCAAAAGAAGTTCTTTCTCTTGCCATTCAGCGTTGTGCGGCTGATCATGTTGCAGAAACCACCGTTTCTGTAGTAAATCTTCCAAACGATGAAATGAAAGGACGGATAATCGGACGTGAAGGACGAAATATCCGGACGTTAGAAACGCTAACAGGTATTGACCTTATTATTGATGATACTCCTGAAGCTGTCATTTTATCTGGATTCGATCCAATTAGACGGGAAACGGCACGCTTGGCTCTTGAGAAACTTGTTCAGGACGGACGGATCCATCCGGCCCGCATTGAAGAAATGGTTGACAAAGCAAGACGTGAGGTAGATGAACATATTCGTGAAATTGGTGAACAAACGACTTTTGAAGTTGGAGTTCACGGTCTCCATCCAGATCTCATCAAAATACTAGGACGTTTGAAGTTCCGTACCAGTTATGGGCAAAACGTACTTAAACATTCAATTGAAGTGGCCCAGCTTTCAGGTTTACTGGCCGCTGAGCTTGGTGAGGATGAAGTTCTTGCCCGCCGTGCAGGTCTACTGCATGATATTGGGAAAGCGATTGATCATGAAGTGGAAGGCAGTCACGTTGAAATTGGCGTTGAATTAGCAACCAAATATAAAGAGCATCCAACGGTCATTAACAGCATCGCTTCACATCATGGCGATACTGAACCAACTTCCATCATTTCAGTGCTTGTGGCTGCCGCTGATGCATTATCAGCTGCAAGACCGGGAGCTAGAAGTGAAACGCTTGAAAATTACATTAGAAGACTTGAAAAACTTGAGGAAATTTCCGAATCGTATGATGGAGTGGAAAAATCATTTGCAATTCAAGCCGGACGAGAAGTGCGGATTCTAGTGAAACCAGAACAAATTGATGATCTTTCGGCCCATCGACTCGCACGTGATATCCGGAAAAGGATTGAAGAAGAGCTCGATTACCCTGGTCATATAAAAGTCACGGTCATCCGTGAAACAAGAGCAGTCGAATACGCTAAATAA
- a CDS encoding competence/damage-inducible protein A — MDAEIIAVGSELLLGQINNTNGRFLSQQFAEMGINVFYHTVVGDNDRRLQQAIEIAESRANLIVFTGGLGPTKDDLTKETIARHIGKKLVFNDEALQSIEAYFQKRERPMTENNKKQALVLEGSEVLANDHGMAPGMVLSKSGITYMLLPGPPSEMEPMFLSYGYEKIMNKLEKHERIDSKVLRFYGIGEAELETVIEDLLVNQTNPTIAPLAAEGEVTLRITAKDSSKEKCEELILETEKEILSRVGKFHYGSDNTSLIKELVKELTVRKLSIAAAESLTGGMFQEQLTTIPGAGKVFKGGIVCYTNDAKSNVLGVSDDTISEHGVVSGECAMEMASNVRSKLNADVGISFTGVAGPDEQEGKPVGTVFIGISYRDGNTHFKELNLSGSRAQNRIRSVKYGCHYLLRDL, encoded by the coding sequence ATGGATGCAGAAATCATTGCAGTGGGCTCAGAGCTTCTTTTAGGACAAATCAATAACACTAATGGAAGGTTCTTATCGCAGCAGTTTGCGGAAATGGGTATCAACGTTTTTTACCATACTGTCGTCGGGGATAACGACCGCCGTTTACAACAAGCTATAGAAATCGCTGAATCGAGGGCGAACTTGATTGTTTTTACCGGTGGACTCGGTCCTACCAAAGATGATTTAACGAAAGAAACGATTGCTCGCCATATAGGGAAAAAGCTCGTTTTTAATGATGAAGCTTTGCAATCCATTGAAGCTTACTTCCAAAAACGGGAACGGCCGATGACGGAAAACAACAAAAAACAGGCCCTTGTCTTAGAAGGCAGTGAAGTGTTGGCAAACGATCATGGCATGGCACCGGGAATGGTCTTGTCCAAATCCGGGATTACATATATGCTTCTCCCTGGTCCGCCAAGTGAAATGGAGCCGATGTTTTTAAGTTATGGTTATGAAAAGATCATGAATAAACTGGAAAAGCATGAACGGATCGATTCCAAGGTTCTTCGGTTCTACGGTATAGGTGAAGCCGAACTGGAAACGGTGATTGAAGATCTTCTTGTCAATCAAACGAATCCGACAATTGCTCCGCTGGCAGCCGAAGGGGAAGTGACGTTAAGGATCACCGCTAAAGACTCTTCTAAAGAAAAATGCGAAGAGCTTATTTTAGAAACGGAAAAAGAAATTCTTAGCAGGGTCGGTAAGTTCCATTATGGAAGTGATAATACTTCGCTAATAAAGGAACTTGTAAAAGAATTAACGGTCCGCAAGCTTTCAATTGCGGCAGCTGAAAGCTTGACCGGAGGGATGTTCCAAGAACAGCTGACAACCATTCCTGGCGCCGGTAAGGTCTTCAAAGGCGGAATTGTCTGCTATACGAATGATGCGAAGTCGAACGTCCTTGGCGTCAGCGATGATACCATATCTGAGCATGGGGTGGTCAGCGGTGAGTGTGCAATGGAAATGGCCTCTAATGTCCGGAGCAAGCTCAATGCGGATGTAGGCATAAGCTTTACGGGTGTTGCAGGTCCGGATGAACAAGAAGGCAAGCCTGTAGGGACAGTATTCATTGGCATTTCCTATCGGGATGGAAACACTCATTTCAAGGAGTTGAATCTTTCCGGAAGCAGGGCGCAAAACCGGATTCGGAGTGTGAAGTACGGCTGTCATTACCTATTAAGGGATTTATAA
- a CDS encoding TIGR00282 family metallophosphoesterase, with translation MKLLFIGDVVGSPGRDMIQEYLPKLKEKHRPHITVINGENAASGRGITEKIYRSFLEWGAQAVTMGNHTWDNRDIFNFIDEAKYLVRPANFPDGAPGEGMKFLKLNQYEIAVINLQARTFMPDLDCPFKKAEELVAEAQKKTPIIFVDFHGEATSEKQAMGWFLDGKVTAVVGTHTHVQTADNRILPGGTAYISDVGMTGPYDGILGMGRDAVIQRFLTSLPARFEVPKEGRTLLSGVLLEIDDKTGRAKKIERILINEDHPFYH, from the coding sequence ATGAAATTGCTATTTATTGGAGATGTAGTGGGGTCTCCTGGTCGTGACATGATCCAAGAATACCTTCCTAAGTTAAAAGAAAAGCATCGTCCGCACATCACGGTCATCAATGGCGAGAATGCAGCAAGTGGCCGGGGAATTACAGAAAAGATTTACCGCAGTTTTTTAGAGTGGGGGGCGCAGGCGGTGACCATGGGAAATCATACATGGGATAATCGTGATATCTTCAATTTTATTGATGAAGCGAAATATCTCGTCCGTCCAGCGAACTTTCCAGACGGGGCACCTGGAGAAGGAATGAAATTTTTAAAATTGAACCAGTATGAAATAGCGGTCATCAATTTGCAAGCGAGAACATTCATGCCGGATTTGGATTGTCCGTTCAAAAAGGCTGAAGAACTCGTGGCAGAGGCTCAAAAAAAGACACCAATCATCTTTGTCGATTTTCATGGAGAAGCTACAAGTGAAAAGCAGGCTATGGGGTGGTTCCTGGATGGGAAGGTTACAGCCGTTGTTGGTACACACACACACGTCCAGACAGCCGATAACCGTATACTGCCTGGAGGCACCGCTTACATATCAGATGTAGGCATGACAGGACCATATGATGGCATCCTTGGTATGGGAAGAGATGCAGTCATTCAGCGGTTCCTAACTAGCCTTCCTGCTCGTTTCGAAGTGCCAAAAGAGGGGCGGACCCTATTAAGTGGGGTACTCCTTGAAATTGATGATAAAACTGGCAGAGCTAAAAAAATAGAAAGGATACTGATTAACGAGGATCACCCCTTTTATCATTGA
- the pgsA gene encoding CDP-diacylglycerol--glycerol-3-phosphate 3-phosphatidyltransferase: MNLPNKITVARICLIPVFLIIMLVPFSWGTLTWGEYSLPVAHLAGAILFIIASTTDWIDGHFARKYNMITDLGKFLDPLADKLLVSAALIVLVDLDLMYGQSWIAIVIISREFAVTGLRLVLAGTGEVVAANQLGKIKTWAQIVSISALLLHNLPFALISLPFANIALWIALIFTIWSGLDYFIKNKEVFVNSK, translated from the coding sequence TTGAATCTGCCTAATAAGATTACAGTAGCAAGAATCTGTTTAATACCAGTATTTTTAATCATCATGCTCGTTCCTTTTTCATGGGGGACGCTGACTTGGGGAGAATACAGTTTGCCAGTGGCGCACTTAGCTGGAGCCATCCTCTTTATTATCGCTTCCACTACGGATTGGATCGATGGCCATTTTGCCAGAAAATATAATATGATTACTGATTTAGGGAAATTTTTAGATCCATTGGCTGATAAGCTTCTGGTTTCGGCTGCCTTAATCGTTTTGGTTGATCTAGATTTAATGTACGGTCAATCATGGATCGCCATCGTGATCATAAGTCGCGAGTTTGCAGTCACCGGATTGCGTTTGGTGCTAGCGGGTACAGGGGAAGTGGTTGCAGCGAACCAGCTTGGTAAAATTAAAACATGGGCACAAATTGTTTCCATTTCAGCTTTATTGCTGCATAACCTTCCATTTGCCCTCATTTCACTTCCATTTGCCAATATCGCATTATGGATTGCATTAATCTTTACAATCTGGTCTGGTTTGGATTATTTTATAAAAAACAAAGAAGTATTTGTTAATTCAAAGTAA
- the spoVS gene encoding stage V sporulation protein SpoVS yields the protein MEILKVSAKSNPNSVAGALAGVLRERGAAEIQAIGAGALNQAVKAVAIARGFVAPSGVDLICIPAFTDILIDGEERTAIKLIIEPR from the coding sequence ATGGAAATATTAAAAGTTTCAGCAAAATCTAATCCTAATTCTGTAGCAGGCGCACTAGCGGGAGTGCTCAGGGAAAGAGGAGCAGCCGAAATTCAAGCAATCGGTGCAGGTGCGTTAAATCAAGCCGTCAAGGCAGTAGCAATCGCAAGAGGGTTTGTCGCACCTAGTGGAGTTGACTTGATTTGTATTCCTGCCTTTACAGATATACTTATTGATGGCGAAGAGCGAACGGCAATAAAACTAATCATTGAACCAAGATAA